The Silene latifolia isolate original U9 population chromosome X, ASM4854445v1, whole genome shotgun sequence genome contains the following window.
AAGTAACAATGTCTTCTTCTGGTAGTAGACATGGTAGCCTCGTACCAACGTACAACAAATTCGACGCCGTCTTGGTCTTTGCAACAAGTACTTTGTTACAATTAATTATGTCGTACTATAATATTGTttggtgtttgttgtttgttacaATTAATTGAGGCTTTTTGTTAAAAAAATGTGGTTCATTAATGACCCTTTTTCGGTAAAaaggtaattaattaattaattaattatcgtgTAAGACGATTTTATATTAACATAATTGTAAAACAAATTCGTACATCGTGTTTTTACGATAAACGATAAATTTGTGTAAAACCGTTTTATATAATTATGTTGTTATTACATCGTGTTTTTACGATAAATTTCCGTAAAATAAGAGTTTTTCGTAAAATGGTTTTTACTGTAACATTCTTTGGTACATTATGTGGGTCCATTATACTCATCTTATTTTTCCATCTTCCCAAAATAAACTTGTCAATTAATATCCTTAAATTTTATTCAAACAACATATAAATGCTCCATATTTTCCATGAATTTCGTGGCTTTTATGGATTTTAATTCGTGGCTTttatggatttttcatttttgtGGGTTTTATTGATTTTTCGTGGATTTTATTAAATTTtctaataattttttttcttgGGTTGTTTAAtgtttttttgtaattttatttgtTTGATGTTTTCTTAATCTGggtttttattgattttttgtaTATTTAAGCTTGTTTGATTTTTCGTATATTTTCTTATGGTCATGGCCGTTCTGATGAAGTGGTGATGCAAATAGATGAACTTGAGGAGGCAACAACAGTTAAAATCTTGGGTTTCATTCCTTCCGGCAACACGGCCAAGTTGTTAAGTGATGCATGTCACATTCGTACTCAACAAACTTCAGATTCTTTCGGTGTACTCTTTCTGGCCTTGTATGAGACTTATGAAACGAGTTCAGTGTTACTATTAATTTATACGGAGTATTTGATATTCCTCGTTTGATATATATGAGAAACTATTACCAATTCAGTATCATATGGTTTCTACaagtatttatttatttctttcaaTCTTCAATAGTTTCAACGTTTATTCTAAATTGGTTTTTGAAATTACCTAGTGGGTGAACTGATTATCAATACTAAGCAATACAAAAAGAATATTGTTCGGCAATATGGGAGGCTCGAAAGAAATTGGCGTTCGTTGGAGTGGGTGTAGAGGCAGATATGGTTATTGTAAGGAGGGTGCTGGAACTTATGAGATATATGAAGGATAAGGGGGAGGAGGACGGAGGAAGTAAGGACATCGTGGGGTAACAAGGAGCGGGAGGATTTGGGGGAAGGGCATCGAATTGGAGGAGTAGACCACACACAGGAACCGTGAAAATAAATGTAGACACAAGGGTTAAAGAGGGTATATGTGTACGGGTTGGGGGTGTTGGGCAGGGATGAGCGTGGGAGGGTGTTGTGGGGGCTGGCGGAGAGGAGACGAGATCCTGGTTATCAGGTTTTTATGGGCATGTTTAGTTGTTATTGTAATACCTCAAATatttgagctgttgggtactctattgagtaggacttactatgtcgagtaagtCTTTGACGCATTCTGGAGTGCGTTCTGCTTtgtagttactcgattgagtagggggcaactcgatcgagtatcgggtactcgatcgagtatgttaaatactcgatcgagtaagtcgggttttaTAGTTTTTCGGCCGGATTTGATAGTAAACGCGGAGAGCTATATAAAGTTCTTTCGACAGTTTcttttacttttacttttattttctaAACCTTTCACAATATAAAACAACGACGTTCATTCTCTACGCtctttgctatcaaatcaaggctAGGGCTGTCGGATTTCTGAGATCGTCATACCTGCGTGTTTGTCATCTTATGGGTAAGATTTCTATATTGTTTTTATGTCAAATatttaatgttggttaaaccctaagtgggtgatttgggggtttttgggagTGATTATGTGTAGATTTTTAATTATGTGATTAtcgattataggaggtgatttcgtagagaaGCTTTTTTATTCGCTGCATTGATTGTTGGTGATTCCgtctcaggtagggtttccctactcatttgATCGCTTAAATAAGAATAATATGGCATGATTGTTTTGTTGGCATGATTACTGTGATCGTTAATTGGAATTGGCATGTTTTATGGGTATTGTGGTTTGGTTATAATTtgtatgtggttcgcgaggtgcgccctcggctgagtagagtcacttgcgggagtgacttcacgcccttgatttgccccttgtggttcccgttataagggggatgttcacattaatggacatgggttattccctctatggtgttgagcggggcttaggtggtacggctgcggtccacACTGGTGGAGTGGAATATctattgcgatggatattctggcagggctacacagtttagtgtgtagtcaggtgattGATGATGAGACAGAGTTGCAGAAATGTGTTTGTATAATTGGATGTTGTTGATTacttattttgtttatgcagtaactgaccccgtttaaatgttttgaaaactgtggtgatccatttggggatggtgaacAGTTGATTAGAAGGCATTTCTTTGCATTACGCGCGAGatctagctgggatggagtcaccacgtgtcagAGTCTTGTGTCTCCCGTTGTGTTGTTATGACAGTTTTGTTTTAGTTGGATTTCAGTTTTGAGACAGTTGTAtttttacatttcagttttggTTAAGTTGTACGCGCATTAAACTTTActacttaaagtacgtttctttattgtctccTTTTATTACTATACCCctggtaaccgagatggtagcatctccatgtgcaagggtggtcttggtaaggcaccttggtgtataagggtgttacaaagtggtattagaacgacgattttggaacatttaaccaatgaatctaatgaatgtagagagtcaaGTTAAAATGAAcacgggtaggagttgttaggagctaatgcaaaggcttgggagacatcctaaagtcgaGAACTTGCCCttgcaactttgaaccggtcactatgaggTGTCATGTGATCGTTACTTGTTACTGTAATGCTATGatatgcatatgttggatgaagtGTGTGGTTGAATGGATGATTTGTTGGAAAAAGGTGAAACAAAtgttgcatgagaatatgaaatttatGTTAAGAatatgtttatgtgatggaaaaGGGATTTATAATGTTGTTATACTAGTAACATGCGAATAGAGGATTTGATGCTGTATATTTATGTTATtgtgtttacgtaaagttatagaataaaagcatgcgggtagtattattcgtgagcatgactcgatcgagtagggtaactcgatcgagtagggtggactcgatcgagtaggtgtggcTCGATCGAGCGGGTATGTTTACGTGTTGGGCGTAGCTATTGAgtcgtgttactcgatcgagtaagaggagtactcgatcgagtgtcgtgtactcgatcgagtacgtaagtgactcgatcgagtatgttttatgTCAATTCTGGACAGCTTCTggagttggggtactcgatcgagtgtgtaggttactcaatcgagtgattcctactcgatcgagtatgtgtgggcATTCGATCGAGTTTGTCTTTGTGCGGGTCATATTTGCTTTGAGCCATAGGCTATGTACTTACGTTTACCTCTCTTTTATAGCTCAAATAtttgccgccaaagagatcagcCGCGTACGTTAAGGCTCAAGAGAAGAGAATTAAGGATATTGTCAAAATGCTTGAGCACCAAGACGTGCTCACTGAGACCCTCAAGAagatggggaaagataaggaggcTGGGGTAGAttttgccaagatgagcactacTATATCTTGCTTCAACCCCACTAACTATGTGGGTACAGGTGCATCGATTCTGCTCGACTACTGGCATCGTGAGATTGAGAATATCCTTAGGGTGGTGCATTATCTAGAGGAGTTTAAGGTAGAACAAGAGGCGTTCTACCCAAGGGATTCAGCCGGAGAATGGTAGGATAAGGTGAAAAACAATGCCTTAGACATCTATCTGAAGCAGGGTAAGACTGCAATTTCGTGGTCCGAGTTCAAGAGAgcaatgaggaatgagtttgttCTGGAGCATGCTCGCAGTAAGTTGCGTGATGATttcgattctttcaagatgaaTGGGGACATAACAGTGACATAGTACTACCATAAGTTCAACGAGAAGTcaaggtatgctgaggatatggggctaaATCCGATGAATTTAGCACTTCGTTTCGACAAAGGGTTGACTTACCAGATAATGGAGAAACTACCGGAAGGGACTCTTACCGATGTGAAAGAGGTCTATGAGAGAGCTGGATGGGCTGAAAGGTTGGTCGAAATGGCCAAGGAAACTAGGGAGAAGGTCTTGGACAAGAGGAAGGCTAAGAGTGATGGCAGTGTCCAATCTAGTTACAAGCATGGTAACCACAATCAGACAAGGGCTTATTCTTCTGGGTCGGGTTTTAGTGGAGGATCTTCTTACGAGAGTGGTCCTGGTAGTAGCAGCAGCTGGAGTATCGCATGTTTTAATTGTGGCGAAGTtagccacaagaggcatgagtgtactagtgcagTTTGGAGGGGCTTTCAGAGAGTCTCGGGGGACCGACGTAGAGCTATGCAAGTAACTAGCCACCTGGGTCGTGGAAAAACCAAGGTGGGCAGAGTAATAACAATGGTGGTTTCAACCGCAATGGTGGTAATCCTTATGATGCTCACATGATCACcgatacttttcttgttaacaacGTTCCTAGGTTTGTCTTGTTTAATTCAGGGGCGTCACACTCGTTTGTATCGTCAAGTCATACTAAGTCTATGGGTTTAGGGGAGTTTGTGTCTGTAAAAGATGAAGTTTTTATACCATCTAGagagtcagtgtcttgtgggaaATTGTATAAAGGGGTGTCCATGGTTATTAGGCAAGTTGATCTTCCAGTTGACTTGTTAGAGTTTTCTATGGATGATTTTAAGATGATAGTctggatggattggttgggtaagtataaaacTAGAATAGACTATTACCAAAAGAAAGTATCTTTACGAGGTACTAAGGGGGCTAGCGTGTCTTATCGTGAGTTTcgtgtcaaacccaaagtcaaagtgattgcaacGGTGACATTGAAGTCGTACTTGAGGAAGGGGCGTCCTATGATTCTTTGCCATGTAAAAAATACCAGGATTATATAACCGACAGCAactgagataccagtggtgggagagtttccagatgtttttccgtATGAAATACTGGGATTACCGCCAAAGAGAGAGATCGACTTCAGTTTGGATTTGAAACCAGGGActggaccaatctctaaggccccataTCGTTTCGGTCCTAAGGAATTGGAGGAGTTAAAGAAACAGTTGAATGACTTGGTGGTCAGGaggtacattagacctagtgtatcgtctTGGGGTgcaccagtcttgtttgtgaagaagaaggatgagaGTTTGAGGCTATGTATCAACTGCAGAGAGTTGAACCATGTTACAGTGAAGAGTAGGTATCCTTTACCGAAGATagatgatctttttgaccagttgagtggagcTAATGTCTTTTCGAAAATCGATCTAAGATCGGGGTACCAACAGGTGAGGATTCAGGATGAAGACATATCATAGACAGCTTTTCGATtgcggtatggtcactatgagtatgtggtgatgctgtTTGGGTTTACTGATGCGCCATCAATGTTTATGAATCTGATGAACCGAGTTTTCAGCCAGTATTTGGATcagtttgtggtggtatttatagacgacatcttagtctattccaagactaaagaGAGCACGAGGAGCACTTACGATTGGtgttgttgtaacacccccacataccaaggtgccttaccaaggacaaCTCTAGCTAAAAagctattaccatctcggttgcccgaggttagtatatcaaaagtaaccattccgaaacatttattaaagtataaagtttaaacGATTAAACTGCCTCAATGAAATACCAAAATAAAGTATATAAAATCTCAATACAATTGAAATCCAAAACATCTAAACTCGTAACATCGGatgctagactcgaagtgatgacatcccatctcgtCCCCGAGCTAAAGCCAAccatcacctatcacaatctgctcactatccccgaatggatcaccatagttttacaaaacaacggaGTGAGTTCACTGTATAATCAAGAAAAGCAAAATACAAGAATAACAATGACAACAACTCCACAATCATCCACCATTTTCAATCAtgtctcataactgactacacacctaagtgtgtagTCCTGTCAGATTACTGCCGCGAcagataatccacaccgccagtgggggaccgcaaccttggccacctaagccctgctcatcgcaacgagcaacaacccatgttccttaatatgcacatcccctcttgtggagggttccacaaagggcgaataaAGGGCATGAagtcactctcgcaagtgactccacttagccgaggacgcacctcaccaaCATAGTCAATCCACCACAACTTTAAAAATCAAGAATACAATTCAACAATATGCTAATCATGTCAATATAATCACAATCaccacatcttaaatcaattatgcaatcaactgaatagggaaaccctaccttagcacagatCCGAATACGAGTCAACAAGCGGAAGCTAGGAGCgttcttctacaaatccttcacctaacaacaatcacaataatccaatcaCAACATGCAATCACCCCTTTTTCCCCAAATTCGAATACTAGGGTAAAGCCCCAAAAGACAAAACTGACAAAAGATATAAGACTAATGAATTACCGACGCAACCGACGCACGAGAGAGATGAATAAAGACTCACGAATAATCCAAGTCTTGGGAGATATTAAAGATGATTAGAGAACAGAGAAATGATTTAGGTTTTAGTATAAAGTGAAACTGTtaaacgtaatttataactctaatcatcctTAACCAAACCGTGGAAATAATTCTCATCGGACCGGATATTCGGTCGAGTActgagagtactcggccgagtaccccttactcggccgagtaccccttactcggccgagtattactatactcggccgagtaacataacttagaaaaccgtggtattacagtcttccctctttaaaaagaacttcatccccggaGTTCATACCTTACtcaaaacgaaaaaaaataaaacacaacACTAACTACTCAATAACAACAACCACAACTACCCAAAGTATCACAACTCCATCTAACATGACAAAACACTCACCCGAACCCCGAAAGGTGACAAAAACACAACTATGTTGACCTCAACTAACCCCAAAATATGCATgcaaccatctcctaccccccttaaaagacaacggttacgtcttcgtaaccaaacatacctgatctaAAAGGCGAGGAAAACGCTCTCTCATCGCCTCCTCtagttcccatgtggcctcttccacattgtgattagtccaaagtacctttagtaagacggtctcaccgttccttgtcttgcgcactttCTGGTCTAAGATCTCCTTGGGAATCTCCGCATAAGTTAGAGACTCATCTAACTCTATATtttcaacctcaagcacatgtgatggatcgctcacatacttccagagttgcgaaacatgaaacacgttgtggactcgatccaacgatggtggtaaagctagccggtaggctacttcacctatgcggtctaggatctcataagggtcgataaacttctgactcaacttccttTTCTTGTcaaacctcatcacccctcgcataggtgacactttcaagaggaccttgtcacctactgcgaactcaatgtccttgcggtgcaaatctgcataactctttcggcgatcttgagctgctttcgTCTTTTGACGAATCATGCGAATTTGCTCAATCATATCctgcaccatctgtggtcctaaaaccacagtctcagcactatcatcccaatataccggactcctacacttcctacCATATAAAGCCTTAAATGGTGACATCCCAatgctagtgtgatagctgttgttgtatgaaaactcaatcaagtcAAACCTATCATCCCAACTTCCACCAAACTCCATttcacaagccctcaacatatcttccaaagtcttgatagtcctctcagtctaaccacctgtcgcaggatgaaaagttgtactcatcttcaaggtagttcccatcaaatcctgcaactcttgccaaagcCGATATATAAACCTTGCATCTTGATCTGACACTATGTCctttggcaccccatgtaaccgaaccacatgcctcctatAACCTAAAGCTAACTGTATTTTGGTCCAAGTacccttcatcggaatgaagtggGCTGACTTCGTTAAAcggtcgacgatcacccaaatcatattgttaccttgctgagtccttggtaaccccacttttaagtccatagagatcgactctcATTTCCACTCTggcacctcaagtgactgaatcttaccttgtggtctgcgTTTTTCACCCTTTACTCTTTTACAAGTTAAACACTTAGCCACACACTCAGCCACATCGTTCTTCATGTTAgaccaccaaaacgttttctttagatccatgtaaagcttgtcaccacccagATGAACTGAATaaggtgtgcaatgagcctccgtcatgatTAAACTTTTCAAGTCCGCGTCACTAGGAATACACCATCTTCCATCAAAATGAACACTCCcgtctgtgtggatagaaaaccttgaaactgtgccactctctacccttgtcttccactcttgaatcttgtGATCAAGTTCTTGTTTTCTCTTTATGTCATCATACAAATCAGGTTCGATAGTCAAGTCCCCGATAGCATCCCCCTTCAGAATGATATGGATCCCCATCTTAGACATCTCATCCTTCAGTTTCAACAAAGGCATAGCTGTACATAACGAATATACACTCTTCCTGCTTAAGGCATCTGCCaccacattagccttaccctcgtgatagatgatctccatgtctcagtcctcaatcaactccatccatcgcctctgtcgcatgttcaGCTATTTCTGTGTGTAGATATACGTTaaaactcttatgatctgaaaacaccttaaaggttaccccataaagatagtgcctccaaatctttaaagcaaaaacaactgcacccagctccaaatcatgagtaggatagttctcctcatacggcttcagctgcctcgatgCATAAGCGATAACTTTCcaattctgcatcaacacacaatccaaaccattctttgaaacATTGGTGTATACTTTTAAGTTCTCACTTTCCTCAGGTAGAGCTAAGATGGGTGTTGTTgtcaaatgctcctttaaggtttggaatgCCGTTtcataactctcatcccaacgaaatctggtctctttccgcaTCAACACTGTTATAGGTCTTGCGACCTTAgagaagtctttcacgaacctcctgtagtagccagctaaacccaaCAAACTCCGAATCTTAGCAACATTCTTCGTTGATTCCCACTTAGTCATTGCCTCAATATtgctaggatccaccgacacaccctcctttgatatcacatgacccagaaaggcCACTTTCTCCagccaaaactcgcacttagatagcttggcatataaCTGATTATCTCGCAAGGTCTGCAGAACTAACCTCATATGCTCCTCGTGCtactccttagtcttagagtagaccaagatgtcatcaataaagATGACCACAAACCTATCTAAGAATGGGCTGAAaatccggttcataagatccatgaaaactgatggtgcattcgtcaacccaaaaggcatcactacgtactcatagtgaccatatcgtGACCGAAAAGCTATCTTAGGAATATACTcctctgctatcctcaactgatgATAACCCAATCTCAAATAGATCTTAGAAAACACTCCTGCGCCACTCAgctggtcgaaaagatcatcaattcttggcaaaggatacctgttcttcttcgtgacatgattcagctccctgtagtcaaTGCATAGCCTCATACTCCCGTCCTTATTTTTCACAAACAATACTGGTGCttcccacggtgacacactaggctgGATGTACAAGTAATTCATCTGCTTCTTCAACTATTCCAACTCTTTAGACCTCATATggtacggtgctttagatataggccCTGTCCCCGGTTTGAGCTCAACATTAAAGTCGATGTCGctcttaggtggtaaccccggtatctcatcttGAAAAACATCATATCTCTCACTTGACAAAGGATCAAAGGACACCTCtttctcaaacatgactttagagTCATTACCGCGATAAACTTAAGCTTAGGTCTCACCACGAACCCCCTATATGATACCTTGACTCCCTTAGGCCTCTTTAAAGAAACCCTCTTTTGTCTGCAATCTATCctagcatcatacttacccaaccagtccatcccgacgatgacctcaaacgCATCCATAGaaaactctaacaagttgaccggtaagtctaccTCCCCCACCAACCTGGGCATATCTCTATACAACTTAGAACATGACACCGACTCCCTTGAAGGTATAAACACGCTATCTTTCACCAGCTCATATGCTCCCaaacccatagctaaggcatgactcttagacacaaaagagtgggttGCTCTAGAATCAA
Protein-coding sequences here:
- the LOC141620752 gene encoding uncharacterized protein LOC141620752 → MTKWESTKNVAKIRSLLGLAGYYRRFVKDFSKVARPITVLMRKETRFRWDESYETAFQTLKEHLTTTPILALPEESENLKVYTNVSKNGLDCVLMQNWKDEMSKMGIHIILKGDAIGDLTIEPDLYDDIKRKQELDHKIQDDADLKSLIMTEAHCTPYSVHLGGDKLYMDLKKTFWWSNMKNDVAECVAKCLTCKRVKGEKRRPQGKIQSLEVPEWK